CCAATCTCGCAGAACGGAAAATTCTGGTAAACGGCGTAGCTCCCGGACCCATATGGACGCCTTTGGTAAAAGAAACGTTTGATGACCTTTCCGCTTTTGGAAAAGATACAGCCCTGAAACGTGCAGGCCAGCCGTCTGAAGTGGCACCGGCTTATGTCTTTCTGGCATCGGAAGATTCAAGCTTTATTACCGGAGAAGTCATTCATATCAACGGAGGTGATTTTGTAGGCGGATAAATTAACTTTAAAATTTGAACATCATAAAGTCTGTTTTTAATGATAAGCAGGCTTTACTAACTTTACTTTACACGACAATGGAAAAATTACATTTTGAGATAGAGATCAATGCAGAACCTGCAAAAGTCTGGAGCGTATTGTGGGATGACATTTCTTACAGGCAGTGGACAACTGCTTTTAAAGAAGGATCATTTTATCAGGGAACATTGGAAGAAGGAAGCACAATGAAATTTTTTGATTCCCATAACAACGGAATATACAGCCGGGTAGAAAAAAATATCCCGCATAAATTACTCAAGCTTCTTCATCTTGGAGAAATTTTTGAAGGGATTGAAACACCGCGTGACTGGGGTGAGCCTACTGAAGCTTATATTCTGGAAGAAAACGAAGAGGGAACCGGATTGAT
The sequence above is a segment of the Chryseobacterium sp. JJR-5R genome. Coding sequences within it:
- a CDS encoding SRPBCC domain-containing protein, producing MEKLHFEIEINAEPAKVWSVLWDDISYRQWTTAFKEGSFYQGTLEEGSTMKFFDSHNNGIYSRVEKNIPHKLLKLLHLGEIFEGIETPRDWGEPTEAYILEENEEGTGLMVEIQTSEEFKSFYEEKFPNALMIIKNLSENQL